The sequence gctggtctgagtctacagcccctaaggaaaaaggcagatgccccaagttggacagtcactgggtgggaccctgcagtgtcctggagagggtagggaggttgtgtaccgggtgcagcttcctcccagggggagaaaggtggcactgcaccgggacaggttagccccatacagaggggcctcttctccccaaaccccaggaacccccacaattcccctctctggcaatgacattctccaggcacccaccctcaggtgccgcagacaaggctccagacagcccactccccctgtctccccctgtgtcaccgcgtggttccccagaaccacggactgtattacccgttcccgcttccttgtcccccatatccctgccttcatcccctggttcccagaggggcactctgcgaccatcacggccacgcaggcaaaggagacctccgggtcgcttcagagactttgtttgttccctcggggacgagggactttgtggtggggggggctgtgtagcgacccgcacagacagctgtgtgttatgtgctaggctaggaggtggttgtgttgtactgaccagtacccggtgttcgcggggtccgacatgtcaatcaacctgctatctgccaatcacgggaatgcctggaatgttctgatgccgggcatcctggtggttggcggagtggcgtggagggggggttgggcattggaagttaagaccaggttcagcctttgttctctctctcttacatctgggcttcacaagagaaggtcacggttggattgtgggttatctatttggcgtgtgctacggcccaaacagtagcctgtgtaaagttggttcaataaaccgtcaattcgcaagctcaggcctctgtctggacaattgttcatttatgatctagtcaggtcattacaatattttcatctgacgcaatacgaaacatgtcccagtccacgtgatggaagcagtcttggagtgtggagtcagcttggtctgaccagcgttggacagacctcagcgtgggagcctcttgtttaagtttctgcctgtaggcagggatcaacaaaatggagtcgtggtcagcttttccgaaaggggggcggggcagggccttatatgcgtcgcggaagttagagtaacaatgatccaaggttttaccacccctggttgcgcaatcgatatgctgataaaatttagggagtcttgttttcagattagctttgttaaaatccccagctacaatgaatgcagcctccggataaatggtttccagtttgcaaagagttaaataaagttcgttcagagccatcgatgtgtctgcttgggggatatatacggctgtgattataatcgaggagaattctcttggaagataatgcggtctacatttgattgtgaggaattctaaatcaggtgaacagaaggatttgagttcctgtatgtttccttcatcacaccatgtctcgttagtcatgaggcatacgccccgccgctcttcttaccagaaagatgtttgtttctgtcggcgcgatgcgtggagaaacccgttggctgcaccgcatcggatagcgtcttcccagtaagccatgtttccgtgaagcagagaacattgcagtctctgatgtccctctggaatgctacccttgctcggatttcatctaccttgttgtcgagagactggacattggcaagaagaatgctggggagtggtgcgagatgtgcccttgtccggagtctgaccagaagaccgctacgtttccctctttttcggagtcgttttcttgggtcgctgcatgcgatccattccgttgtcctgtttgtaaggcagaacacaggatccgcgtcgcggaaaacatattcttggtcgtactgatggtgagttgacgctgatcttatattcagtagttcttctcgactgtatgtaatgaaacctaagatgacctggggtactaatgtaagaaataacacgtaaaaaaacaaaaaactgcatagtttcctaggaacgcgaagcgaggcggccatctctgtcggcgccatacctaagtatggttctcaatcagggacaaccaggctacctaaatatggttctcaatcagggacaaccaggctacctaaatatggttctcaatcagagacaaccaggctacctaaatatggttctcaatcagggacaaccaggctacctaaatatggttctcaatcagagacaaccaggctacctaaatatggttctcaatcagggacaaccaggctacctaaatatggttctcaatcagagacaaccaggctacctaaatatggttctcaatcagagacaaccaggctacctaaatatggttctcaatcagagacaaccaggctacctaaatgtggttctcaatcagagacaaccaggctacctaaatgtggttctcaatcagagacaaccaggctacctaaatgtggttctcaatcagggacaacgacagacagctgcctctgattgagaaccacacccggccaaacaacaaagaaatacaaaacatagaaaatgaacatggaatgcccaccctagtcacaccctggcctaagcaaaatagagaataaaagcctcgctatggccagggcgtgacacctcccttatctttgtggttgaatgtgggagtacagagatgaggtagtcatttaaaaaaatcatgttaaacactattattgcacacagagtgagtccatgcaacttattacttGACTTGTTAAGGAAATATTTACTCctgaactgatttaagtttgccatAACATGGtgcttgaatacttattgacgcaagacatttcagcttttcatttggaAATTAATTTGTACAAATTTGTAAAAACATAATGTCACTTTTGACATCATGGTGTATTGTGGGTGGTGACAAAACATCTCAAtgtaattcaggctgtaacaacaaaatgtggacaaaagTCAAATGGTTTTTCTGAAggctgtatatatctactgtatacagcGTCTGCATCTCTTCAGACCTAAGACAAAACATTCTCTGAGGTGCTCAATggcatatatctctctctctttgtgtgtgtgtgtctgtgtgtgatgcgtgtgtgtctatctatctatgtgtttgtgtgtgtctatctatgtgtgtgtgtgtgtgtctgtctatgtgtggctatctatgtgtctgtctatgtgtgtctatctatgtgtctgtctatgtgtgtctgtctgtctgtctgtctctgtgtgatgcgtgtgtgtgcttgggtctgtgtttgtgtaatgtgtgtgtagtgtgtgtgtgtgacaatagCAAGGAATAGACATAACAGGAGTGGTCGGCAGCCAGGGGGTGTGGCCAACAGGTAAGCCATGTTTAAACCTGTTCACCTTGTCTGCTGCAACACCTTGAAGCAGtctacactccacacacactctccactgAATCACAAACTTAACTGGATCATATTATATAGATATTTTGTAGCAGTAGATATCATCAGGTATCATGTCTATCGTGGTGTATTTCAGCAGTGTGAGCGGATCCAGAGAGGTATGTTTTCTCACCCGTCTCATTCATTTACCTGCATCCACCTCACCACTCTGCCTCTTTAGCTGAGGGATATAAAGAAGTCGAACTGAACATCAACTTTCTTGGACTAACACTTGTACTTCTCTTACTAGCTCTGTCTTACTAGCTCTGTCTTACTAGCTCTGGCTTACTTATCTCTGGCTTACTAGCTCTGACTTACTTATCTCTGACTTACTAGCTCTGACTTACTAGCTCTGACTTACTAGCTCTGGCTTACTAGCTCTGGCTTACTTATCTCTGACTTACTTATCTCTGACTTACTAGCTCTGACTTACTAGCTCTGGCTTACTTATCTCTGACTTACTAGCTCTGACTTACTAGCTCTGACTTACTTATCTCTGACTTACTAGCTCTGACTTACTTATCTCTGACTTACCAGCTCTGACTTACTTATCTCTGACTTACTTATCTCTGACTTACTAGCTCTGGCTTACTTAGCTCTGGCTTACTTAGCTCTGGCTTACTTATCTCTGGCTTACTTATCTCTGACTTACTTATATCTGACTTACTTATCTCTGACTTACTAGCTCTGGCTTACTAGCTCTGGCTTACTAGCTCTGGCTTACTAGCTCTGGCTTACTTAGCTCTGGCTTACTAGCTCTGGCTTACTTATCTCTGACTTACTAGCTCTGGCTTACTTATCTCTGACTTACCAGCTCTGACTTACTTATCTCTGACTTATCTCTGACTTACTAGCTCTGGCTTACTTAGCTCTGGCTTACTTAGCTCTGGCTTACTTATCTCTGGCTTACTTATCTCTGGCTTACTTATCTCTGACTTACTTATCTCTGACTTACTAGCTCTGACTTACTAGCTCTGGCTTACTTAGCTCTGGCTTACTTAGCTCTGGCTTACTTAGCTCTGGCTTACTTAGCTCTGGCTTACTAGCTCTGGCTTACTTAGCTCTGACTTACTATCTCTGATTTAGCTGATGCTTTATCGACGAGAGTTGTGTACTGACTATGAGTTGTGGTTGTCTTACCTAGCTAGCTTAATATGAATGACAGGAAGCCGCTCTGGGCAAGAGAATCTGATAAATAACTCAAATGTAAACGTTTTCCTGGCTGCACCTACCAGGCCACTCCCGACTCGGCCTGCCTCTGTCACGCTAACAGATTTCCGTGGACCACGGAACCAACCGTAAGCAGGCTATCAGGCGTCTCAGAGTAAAAGTGGTGATTTAAGAATCAGTTGTGCTTTTTCACAACGCAATGAattagattacatggacagatcctagatcagaactcgtAATCTGAGATACCGTCACACCGTCCCTGAGCTCCACTATGAATGTGTTGGAGCTCTTACTGTCTCATACAGTAAACTACGACCTCTGTAATCATTATAATATTAAGTTATATAGTAAACTACGACCTCTATAATAATCAGAATATTAAGTTACACTGTACCGCTACAGTATAGAtcattaatttttttttttttttacaatatccTTCTATAGGCGATTCTGATtcacccctatgggccctgttaaacagtagtgcactttatagggataagggtgccatttgggaagcagacacTGTTATAAATAAATTATCCATATGACAAAATATTAAAAGTATTACTACTGTTCTATATTATTTCTACTGTTCCCGTCAGCTAAAGCAACAACAGAGCCAGATCTTCTCCTTCCTGGACTCTAAGAAGATCAAGTACCAGGCGGTGGACATCACCCAGGGGTCAGAGATcaaagaggagatgaggaagaagACAGGAAACCCCGCCGCTCTGCCACCACAGGTCTTCAACAAGGACGTCTACTGCGGCGTGAGTCTAGAAGACCGCTAGCACAAGGCCAGGGCTGAATTCTAAATGGCCCCGTTTccaatatagtccactacttttgaccagagagcctattgtgtatgtgtgggccctggtcaatagcacCAAGTAAGGAGTAGGTACACATTTGGGGAGCAGTTCGAGCTTCTCTGGTTCTGTAGAGCTACTGGTTCTGTAGAGCTACTGGTCCTGTAGAGCTACTGGTTCTGTAGAGCTACTGGTTCTGAAGAGCTGCTGGTCCTGTAGAGATCTGGTTCTGTAGAGCTACTGGTTCTGTAGAGCTACTGGTTCTGAAGAGCTACCGGTTCTGAAGAGCTACTGGTTCTGTAGAGCTACTGGTCCTGTAGAGCTACTGGTTCTGTAGAGCTACTGGTTCTGTAGAGCTACTGGTTCTGTAGAGATACTGGTTCTGTAGAGCTACTGGTTCTGTAGAGCTACTGGTCCTGTAGAGCTACTGGTTCTGAAGAGCTACTGGTCCTGTAGAGCTACTGGTCCTGCAGAGCTACTGGTTCAGGAGAGCTACTGGTTCAGGAGAGATACTGGTTCAGGAGAGATACTGGTTCTGTAGAGCTACTGGTTCTGTAGAGCTACTGGTTCAGGAGAGATACTGGTTCTGTAGAGCTACTGGTTCAGGAGAGATACTGGTTCTGTAGAGCTACTGGTTCAGGAGAGATACTGGTTCTGTAGAGCTACTGGTCCACCCGAATACAGAAACACCATTTTCAAAGTAGTCAACTCATCAGGGTCTTCAGTGTGGACATTGAACCAATCAGGTGTATAAGTGTCATACTGGAACAAAAGCCTACACCTGCAGTGTGACATCCTGGTTctgctggctgactggttgaacctattccctatgtactgaCTAGACTACTGACTGGTTGa is a genomic window of Oncorhynchus nerka isolate Pitt River linkage group LG24, Oner_Uvic_2.0, whole genome shotgun sequence containing:
- the zgc:153284 gene encoding SH3 domain-binding glutamic acid-rich-like protein 3; its protein translation is MSIVVYFSSVSGSRELKQQQSQIFSFLDSKKIKYQAVDITQGSEIKEEMRKKTGNPAALPPQVFNKDVYCGDFSVFYEAVETGKAEAFFKL